In Neosynechococcus sphagnicola sy1, the genomic stretch TTGGAATTGAGGCATAATGGGGGGAAGATAAAGGCTCTTGCATCATCAATGCCCCCCTGAGCACCGTTGCCTGAAAATTTCTCCAGTAACCTGTTCAGGGTTTTGCCTTTCTGTAATAATCCCGCTAGGGTTAGCAACGAACGTTGTCTTCTGACTGCATCGTGTAAGCCCTCAGTGGACTGCTCAACTTCCTCGCTGAAGCTTTTATGTACTTTTCCCAGTCATTGCCCCATCCAGTTAAAAGTTTGACATCCCTGGACATATCTGCGATCGCCAACGTGGTGCCAATGGTCGTGGAACAGTCTGGGCGTGGCGAGCGCACCTTTGATATTTACTCTCGACTGCTACGGGAACGCATTGTGTTTCTGGGAACTCCCGTGGATGATGCAGTGGCGGATTCCATTGTGGCTCAACTATTGTTCCTGGATGCGGAAGATCCGGAGAAGGATATCCAGATTTACATCAACTCCCCAGGCGGATCGGTCACCGCTGGCATGGCCATCTACGACACGATGTGTCAGATTCGTCCCAACGTTGTCACCATTTGCTTTGGTCTAGCAGCCAGTATGGGAGCCTTTTTGCTTTCAGGGGGCACCCCTGGTAAGCGCATGTCCCTTCCCAGTGCCCGAATTATGATCCATCAACCCTTGGGGGGTGCCCAAGGGCAGGCGATTGATAT encodes the following:
- the clpP gene encoding ATP-dependent Clp endopeptidase proteolytic subunit ClpP, whose protein sequence is MVPMVVEQSGRGERTFDIYSRLLRERIVFLGTPVDDAVADSIVAQLLFLDAEDPEKDIQIYINSPGGSVTAGMAIYDTMCQIRPNVVTICFGLAASMGAFLLSGGTPGKRMSLPSARIMIHQPLGGAQGQAIDIEIQAREILYHKRKLNELLSQHTGQPLEQIEADTERDFFMSAEEARAYGLIDQVISRQNLPSVSDTVTAVN